GGCGCAGTCGGCCTCGTCGCGAAGCGCAGCCGCACCGGCACGAAGACCAATACGTCGATCAACGAGATCCCGCAGACGATCAACGTCGTCACCGCGCAGCAGATCGAGATGACCGGCGCGACCGACGTGAACGCGGCGCTGCGCTACGTGCCGGGCTTCTCGTCGTACGGCTCGGACAACCGTTCCGACTGGTACGCGGCGCTGCGCGGCTTCACGCCGACCGCGTACGTGAACGGGCTGCAGGTGCCGAACACGCTGAACCTGTCGAGCTGGCGCGTCGATCCGTACATGATCGACAGCATCAGCGTGCTGCGCGGGCCGACCTCGGTGCTGTACGGCGCGGGCGACCCGGGCGCGATCGTCGACGTGCAGACCAAGCTCGCCGACGGCGAGCGCGTGCGCGAGGCCGGCGTGCAGATCGGCAACTACGCGCGCAAGCAGTTCATGATCGACGTCGGCGACAAGCTCGACCCGGACGGCAAGTATGCGTACCGCTTCGTCGGCGTCGCACGCGACGGCAACGCGCTGACCGGCCCGAACAACGACCAGCGCGTCGCGCTCGCGCCGTCGTTCCGCTGGCGCCCGAACGCGGATACGTCGCTGACGCTGTCGGCCACCTATCTGCAGGACTGGGGCGACATCTCGTCGAACTTCCTGCCCGCGCAGGGTACGGTGCTGCCGAACCCGAACGGTCAGATCAACAAGGACGTGTACGAAGGCGATCCGAACTTCAATTACTACCGCAAGAAGCAGTGGTCGGTCGGCTATCAGTTCGAGCGGAACCTGACGCCGGCGTGGACGTTCCGCCAGAACACGCGCCTGATGCACCTGTCGCTCGACAACGGTTCGGTATTCGGCAACGGCTTCGTCGACGGCAGCACGACCGACGTGTCGCGCTGGGCCGGCGTGTTCCAGATGAACTACAGCCGCTTCGACATCGACAACAACCTCGAAGGCCGCTTCGCGACGGGCCCGCTGCAGCACACGCTGCTGCTCGGCTTCCAGTACAACCGCCAGACCGCGACCGACAGCGAATGGCTCGCCGCCGCGCCGCCGCTGAACATCTACAACCCGGTCTACCAGCCCGTCACGACGGCGGTGTTTACGCCCGATTCGACGTTCCGCACCAACACGTACACGACGATGAACACGTTCGGACTGTACGCGCAGGACCAGATCAAGTGGAACCGCTGGACGCTGACGCTCGGCGGCCGCGAGGACTGGGTCAACATGCGGATGGACGACCGTGCGGCCGGCACGTCGACGAAGGCGGACGTCACGGCGTTCACCGGCCGCGTCGGCCTCACGTACCAGGGCGACTACGGGCTGTCGCCGTACGTCAGCTACGCGACGTCGTTCAACCCGCTGATCGGCGTGAACCTGGTCGGCGGCGGGCTGCCGCAGCCGACGCGCGGCAAGCAGATCGAAGCCGGCCTGCGCTGGCAGCCGCCCGGCAAGAACCTGATGCTGAACGCGGCGATCTACCAGATCAACCAGACCAACGTGCTCACATCGGCGCTGCCGAGCCAGGACCCGACCGGCACGAAGTCGGTGCAGACCGGCGAAGTACGTTCGCGTGGGATCGAGCTGAGCGCGACCGGCAAGGTCACGCGCAACCTGTCGGTGATCGCGTCGTACGTGTATCAGGACGTGAAGAACGTGAAGGCCAACGACGCGTCGCTGAACAACTGGCCGGTCGACATTCCGCGCCCGCGCCAGATGGCGTCGCTGTGGACCGACTGGACGTGGCACACGGGGCCGCTCGCGGGCTTCGGCCTGGGCGGCGGCATTCGTTACCAGAGCGCATCGGCCGGTGCGGCCGACAACTCGCTGACGGTATCGAGCGTCACGCTGTTCGACGCGGGCGTGCACTACGACACGCGTAACTGGCGCTTCGCGGTGAACGGGACGAACCTGGCCAACCGTCACTACATCAGCGGTTGCCAGTCGACGAACGTCTGTGTGTTCGGCACCGACCGTACCGTGATCGCGACCGCGAAATACAACTGGTGACGATGCGCGCCACGGCTCGCCGGCCGGCCTTCGTGGCCGGCGCGGGCGGGCCGCGGCGCCTTCGTCCGCTTTTCCACGACCCATCCATGCCGAAGAAAAACCTCGTCTACATCCAGTCGCTGCGCAACGGCGCGGCCGATCGTGCCGGGCAGCCGGTCGCTTATCAGGGCGGCACGCGCTACATGAAGGCGCCGCTCGAATATCTCGTCGAACGCCTGAACGATTCGTCACTCGGCGAGCGCTACACGCTCAAGGGCGTGATCGTCGATGACGATGACGGTTCGCCGGCCGACCGCGCGAAAGTCGCCGACTACGGCTTCGCCCGCACGCCGGGCCGCCCGTGGATCCTGCCGGAAGGGTTGACGGTGCAGGGCCGGCCGGTCGACGACCTGTTCTGCACGATTGCGTCGACGTACCGGCGGCTGCCGCGCGACGCGCGCGAGCGCGTGGCCGGCAAGCAGGCGTTCGAGCGCCGCCTGCTCGAGCGCCTGCTCGAACTCGACGCCGACGTCGTCGTGCTCGACGGGCTGCTTGTGATCCTCGACGAACTCGTGCGGCCCGGCGCGCGCTTTCACCGGCGCATCGCCAACATCCACCCGGGCATCACGGCCGACGGTTCGCCGTACCAGCGGCGCGGCGCATGGGCGACGCTCGACGCGCTGCACGGCGCGCGCGGCGAACGGGTCGACTGGTCGAACGGCATGACGTCGTCCGTCGAGCCCGTGATGATGACGGGCGCGTCGTTTCACTACGTCGACAACGGCATCGATTCCGGCGAGGTGATCTGCGACGTGCTCGACACGCCGATCGCGCCGGATGACACGATTCTCGAACTGCGCTGGAACAACTTCCAGCGCAGCCTGTTTCCGGCACTCGAGCGGGGGCTGCATGTCCTTGCCGATCGCCACGACGCGGGAGCACTGTGATGCAGGACACGCTGACGAAACCGGCCGGCGCCGCGGACGCCGTCGAGGGTGAAGTGGCCGCCGCGCTCGACGGCGCCTCGCACGGGCAGGCGATGGCCGTCGCCGAGCATACGCTCGACGCGTGGCGGCCCGACGACTCGCCGGACGTATTGCTCGCGGCATTCGTCGCGCTGTTCAACACCGACACGCGCTACGACGCGGCGACGATCACGGTGCCGCTCGGCGGCGCCGATGCGGCAGCCGTCGCGGCGTACGCCGCGCGCGCGGTGCGCGAGGGCGTGATCGACGGCGCACAGGTTGCCGGCGACGCGCTGCGCTTCACCGTGTCGCGCGCGACGTTCTGGCAGAACCCGCGGCCGTGGCTGAAGTCGCCCGCATCGGGGGGAATGCCGCTGCGCCATGTGATCACGAACGGCCACCGGCACCCGGTGCGGCCACCGTCGCCGGCCGGCGAGATCTATGCACGCTACATGCCGCAGGTCGGGATGACGTTCAGCCTGCGCACCGTCGACGTCGACGCGCACGCGGACCTGTTCAGCGGCTGGATGAACCTCGATCGCGTCGCGCATTTCTGGGACCAGCGCGGCACGCGCGACGAGCACGCGGCATATCTCGCCGAGCGGCTCGCCGATCCGCACATGCACCCGATGATCGGCTATTTCGACGACACGCCGTTCGGCTATTTCGAGTTCTACTGGGCGAAGGAGGACCGCCTCGCGCCGTTCTACGACGCGCACGACTACGATCGCGGGCTGCACCTGCTGATCGGCGATTCGCGCTTCCAGAGCGCCGGCAAGCTGCATGCGTGGTGGAGCGGGGTGCTGCACTACATGTTCGTCGACGAACCGCGCACGCAGCGGCTCGTGGGCGAGCCGCGCGTCGATCACGTGCGGCACATCGCGTACATGCACCGGCTCGGGTTCTACACGCTGAAGGAATTCGACTTCCCGCACAAGCGCGCGGCGCTCACGGTGATCGAGCGCGATACATTCTTCGACACTTTCAAATTGCCGTAACGGAGCGGGTGCGCGGTGCGGCGCGAGGTTGCGCGCGGCGCCGTGGCTCGCGGGCATCGGCCGTCCGGGATATGGACCGCGCGGCCGGCGTCGTGAAGAATGGATCGCTCTCCTCATCGACGACAGGCCCTCGACATGGCAAAAACATCCGCGACGGCATGGGGCGCGACATCCGGTTTGCGTGCGCCGAAATTGACATATGCCGGCACATGTCCAGAATGGGCGCATCGTACTCCCATGGAGTGGCTCATGCGCACCGTTTCCATTTTCAAGAATGCTCGTAACCAGGCAATCCGCATCCCGAAGGACATGGAGTTCGAGGGGGTGACCGAACTCGAGATTCGCCGCGAGGGCGACACGCTGCTGCTGCGGCCGGTGCGGCCCACATGTCTCTCGTTCGCGAGCGAACCGCCGGCCGACGCCGACTTCCTCGCCGAACGCCCGGCCGTCATCGAGCCCGGCCGCTTCGACCTGTCCGACGGTGGCGGCGCCGCACCGACGGAGTCCGGCCAGTGACCACGCTCTACATGCTCGATACGAGCATCTGTTCGTTCATCATGCGCGAGCGGCCGCCCGTGGTGCTGTCCCGGTTGCAATCGTGCGTCAATGCGCAGCACCGGATCGTCGTCTCGGCAATTACCTATGCCGAAATGCGATTCGGCGCGGCCGGCTAGAAGGCATCGCCGAAGCATGCGGAACTCGTGACGGCCTTTGTGTCGCGGCTGGATGGCGTGCTGTCGTGGGGCACGGCGGCCGTCGATGCAACAGCCGCGATCCGTGCCGATCTCGCCGCGCGCGGCACGCCGGTCGGCGCGAACGACGCATCGATCGCCGGCCATGCGATCGCGGCCGGTGCGGTGCTCGTCACGCACAACAGCCGCGAGTTCGGTCGTGTGGCCGGGTTGTCGCTCGAAGACTGGGCCGCCTGAGCGCCGTTCGGGATCTGTTCGGTCGCTCGGCAGTTGCGCATCGGCGCGTCAAGCGCGTGACGCGGGTTCGTCTGCGAGAAAGGCGTTGCGGAATGCGTCGAGATACCGGTCGGCGTCATCGCTGAATTCACCGGGCAACAGCGCAAATGCACGTGCCAACAGATCCTGGCCGAGCACGGCATAAGTTGCTTCGTCCGACAACAGCGCACGGATCGCGTCACGCGTTTGCGGCGAAGCGATCCGTTTCGCCTGTCGCGCGAGCAGCGCGGCAGCGGCGAGTCCCGGCCGGCGTGCGTCGACCTCAAGCGGGCGGTTGGGCGAGGTATCGGCCATGGATGCGATCGGCGATGGCGAGATTGCGGCTGTCGCCGGACGAGACGAGATCCGCGTAGATCAGCAGCGGCGGCACGACCGGGACTTCCTGCTCGCGCCAGTCGAGTGCGGCAGACGGCGGCCAGAACGCTTCGACGAGTTCGACCTCGCCGCCCTCGTCCGGACGCAGGCGGCCCTGGAGCAGCAGCCGGTTCGACGCGGTACCGTGCGTATAGACGGTGATCGCGGCCGGCTTCAGGTCGTGCGTCAACAGGTCGGCCGCCGGCTCACCGCCGAGCCGCGCATCGAATGCCGCGAAATCGAAGCTGCGCCACCAGTCGGGCGCGAGGCTGGCAAACCGGCGGCTCGGCAGTTTCGCGCGCAAGCGGCTCGGATACAGCGCGACCCATTCCTGCACGAAGCGAGGCCAGTCGGGAAGCAGGCGCTCGCCATTGCGGCGCTGCCCGACGAGGCCGCGCGCAATCAGGTCGTCCATCGCGAGATTGACCGTGCCGAGCGCGACGTCCGACGCGGCGGCGATCGCCCGGTACGGTTGCGCGACGAGGCCCGGCTGTGTCGCGAGCGCGAACATCACGGCCAACCCCTTCGGCGTCGTCGCGCGCGACGACTGCCGGCGCGGTGCACGTGCGGGCTTCGGCCGGCCGGCGATCATCACGGTCGCCTCCGGCTGAATCAGGCATGCGTTGCCGGCGGTATCGAGAAACGGGATGCCCTGGTCGGTCAGGCCGGCGGCCAGTTCGGCCGACAGATGCGGCGTGACCAGCATCAACGGGCGTTCGCCGGGCACTGCGCTGCCGCCTCGACGCAATGCCGCCAGCGCGCCTGCCAGCGATTCGACGCGCAGGCTCACGGCGACCGGCATCTCGAATGTCTGCCCGGCGATGTCGAAGCGGATCATGGCGTCGGCGCGCGCCTTGTAGGCGGCCGGCACGCGCACGGGCCGTGCGCGAAAGCGCCGGGTCGCGCGTTCGAACGCGACGCAGGCTTCGTCAAGCACGTGCTGTTCCGACACGGAGAGGGCAGGATTCGCGGGCATCGACAGGGATCGCATGTTCATTTTTTGTCAGCGTACACAAAAAATGTACGATGCTCAAAAAGTGAACAAGAATGCGCAAGGCATTGATACATAGTCACTATTTTATAATTTTTAACGATAGTCATCGGGGCCCTCGCGCACAAGAAATCGATGGATGGCGCGTAGTCTGGCGCGTTCGGTTGCTGCGCGGCAGTCGTCCGGATGGCCAGCTTGCGTGCGTCGCGCATCGTTCCCAATATGGCAACTGACGGTTGCTACCGCGACGACTTTCCGTCTGCCCGGTTGCCGTCGAACCCACTATCCTTGGCTGCACATTCCCCACAGGACAGGAGACGACACCGTGACGCACAGCGTGATTCCCGCAGGCCTCGCCGACGAAATGATCGAGATCCGGCACCGTATCCATGCCCACCCCGAGCTCGGCTTCGAGGAATTCGCGACGAGCGACCTCGTCGCCGAGCAACTGCAGTCGTGGGGCTACACGGTGCACCGCGGGCTTGGCGGCACGGGCGTCGTCGCGCAGCTGAAGGTCGGCGAAGGCACGCAGCGTCTCGGCCTGCGCGCCGACATGGACGCACTGCCGATCCACGAGGCCACCGGCCTTCCGTACGAGAGCAGGATCGCCGGCAAGATGCACGCGTGCGGCCACGACGGCCACACGGCGATGCTGCTCGCGGCCGCGAAGCATCTTGCGCGCGAGCGCCGCTTCTCGGGCACGCTGAACCTGATTTT
This region of Burkholderia contaminans genomic DNA includes:
- a CDS encoding TonB-dependent siderophore receptor, whose translation is MKKVEQRKMEWATGTRLRAIAAAASVAFGVAAGQAHAQTAPAVNAGAAASASSAQNGAAASASASASTGTLPTINVNAASEGDGAVGLVAKRSRTGTKTNTSINEIPQTINVVTAQQIEMTGATDVNAALRYVPGFSSYGSDNRSDWYAALRGFTPTAYVNGLQVPNTLNLSSWRVDPYMIDSISVLRGPTSVLYGAGDPGAIVDVQTKLADGERVREAGVQIGNYARKQFMIDVGDKLDPDGKYAYRFVGVARDGNALTGPNNDQRVALAPSFRWRPNADTSLTLSATYLQDWGDISSNFLPAQGTVLPNPNGQINKDVYEGDPNFNYYRKKQWSVGYQFERNLTPAWTFRQNTRLMHLSLDNGSVFGNGFVDGSTTDVSRWAGVFQMNYSRFDIDNNLEGRFATGPLQHTLLLGFQYNRQTATDSEWLAAAPPLNIYNPVYQPVTTAVFTPDSTFRTNTYTTMNTFGLYAQDQIKWNRWTLTLGGREDWVNMRMDDRAAGTSTKADVTAFTGRVGLTYQGDYGLSPYVSYATSFNPLIGVNLVGGGLPQPTRGKQIEAGLRWQPPGKNLMLNAAIYQINQTNVLTSALPSQDPTGTKSVQTGEVRSRGIELSATGKVTRNLSVIASYVYQDVKNVKANDASLNNWPVDIPRPRQMASLWTDWTWHTGPLAGFGLGGGIRYQSASAGAADNSLTVSSVTLFDAGVHYDTRNWRFAVNGTNLANRHYISGCQSTNVCVFGTDRTVIATAKYNW
- a CDS encoding type IV toxin-antitoxin system AbiEi family antitoxin, yielding MPANPALSVSEQHVLDEACVAFERATRRFRARPVRVPAAYKARADAMIRFDIAGQTFEMPVAVSLRVESLAGALAALRRGGSAVPGERPLMLVTPHLSAELAAGLTDQGIPFLDTAGNACLIQPEATVMIAGRPKPARAPRRQSSRATTPKGLAVMFALATQPGLVAQPYRAIAAASDVALGTVNLAMDDLIARGLVGQRRNGERLLPDWPRFVQEWVALYPSRLRAKLPSRRFASLAPDWWRSFDFAAFDARLGGEPAADLLTHDLKPAAITVYTHGTASNRLLLQGRLRPDEGGEVELVEAFWPPSAALDWREQEVPVVPPLLIYADLVSSGDSRNLAIADRIHGRYLAQPPA
- a CDS encoding formyltransferase family protein; protein product: MPKKNLVYIQSLRNGAADRAGQPVAYQGGTRYMKAPLEYLVERLNDSSLGERYTLKGVIVDDDDGSPADRAKVADYGFARTPGRPWILPEGLTVQGRPVDDLFCTIASTYRRLPRDARERVAGKQAFERRLLERLLELDADVVVLDGLLVILDELVRPGARFHRRIANIHPGITADGSPYQRRGAWATLDALHGARGERVDWSNGMTSSVEPVMMTGASFHYVDNGIDSGEVICDVLDTPIAPDDTILELRWNNFQRSLFPALERGLHVLADRHDAGAL
- a CDS encoding GNAT family N-acetyltransferase, with the protein product MQDTLTKPAGAADAVEGEVAAALDGASHGQAMAVAEHTLDAWRPDDSPDVLLAAFVALFNTDTRYDAATITVPLGGADAAAVAAYAARAVREGVIDGAQVAGDALRFTVSRATFWQNPRPWLKSPASGGMPLRHVITNGHRHPVRPPSPAGEIYARYMPQVGMTFSLRTVDVDAHADLFSGWMNLDRVAHFWDQRGTRDEHAAYLAERLADPHMHPMIGYFDDTPFGYFEFYWAKEDRLAPFYDAHDYDRGLHLLIGDSRFQSAGKLHAWWSGVLHYMFVDEPRTQRLVGEPRVDHVRHIAYMHRLGFYTLKEFDFPHKRAALTVIERDTFFDTFKLP
- the vapB gene encoding type II toxin-antitoxin system VapB family antitoxin; its protein translation is MRTVSIFKNARNQAIRIPKDMEFEGVTELEIRREGDTLLLRPVRPTCLSFASEPPADADFLAERPAVIEPGRFDLSDGGGAAPTESGQ